One Phyllopteryx taeniolatus isolate TA_2022b chromosome 3, UOR_Ptae_1.2, whole genome shotgun sequence genomic window, GTCACGTGACTTGCGCCTTTTGTGTCAGCCGTCTGCCACGTCGATCACCTCGTTCGCGCGTGCGTCCGGCAGGCTGTTCAGCGAAGGAGGCGACTACACACGTCAGGAGGTGAAAATCTTCCAGCGGCGTCTGAAGGAGGAAAGTAAACGCATCAGCATCACCGAGGAGAGCGTCTACACGGACCTGCACAACCTGCAGACCAAGACCTTACAGCAGGTCTCACACACGCATCCGGGCTTCGGTGGACTCGAAGGGCTCAGAGCGGAGGAAATCCGCATTATCTTGGTGTCCTTTCGGAGACCCGCGTTTTATAAGTGTGTGAAGCACTCTCGAGTGCTCGTGTGTGTTTTTCCCAGGTGAAGGCGGCGTCGGGGCGTCTGGAGGAGAAGCTGTGCGTGCTGCAGGCCGAGGTCAAGTTCATCGAGAAGATCGAAAGGATCCTCAGCAGCACGCAAGTGGAAGTCAAAGCAGAGGTGCCGAGCGCAACTGCGTTTTTCTTTACCTCGGCCGACTTTGAGTGACGTCACGTGCTCGTGTGCGTTTAGGCGGCGAGCAGCAACCAGCAGGAGGCAGTCATCAGCGCTCGCTTGGAGCAACTCAGGAAAACTCTGGAAGAAGAACAGGTCGACCCGCAGCGaggccatttgcacaatcgcaAGCTTCGTCCTCGGCtcgctctgtgtgtgcgtgtgtgtgtatacctgtgtatatatacacacacacacaaagtggaaCCTctataaaacggaccgtcgggactgaacaatgtgtccaaagaTAGTTTCCGTTTGGCACTTGAATTGCCGTTGacaatcggaatcagaatcaaaaaaacacacaaggaatttgtctgcggtcGTTGgaggagccgctcgagtacgacaacagacggtcgattgacggagaacgctttggagacacaaagacattgacagaaaacagtcgtctggtaatgctggtaaaaaaataaaaaatgtgacaattGCGCTctagtcctctagcacttcgagcagtttgaacggctaatattgcaatagtccggtgcaatgagcatcgTGCaaaggcgccgagacttcaaggagtggatgcggtttcaagtgacgagtagcgcgatcatctgggacaatgtcgattgtgcaaatgttgcagagactcctcagtcagtgtgcaaatggagcagatgctggtcaacaacagatatgcaaatagtgcagcgtggcgagacgacgacAGTGAGTGCCCGAGTAAAAtagaattggccccacagaaatgggaCAATGAACTTAGTCCGTTCTATGGAGGTTCCACCATGTTGTGTTAACTGTGTAGAGAGAATGTCGCCACGGGCGGCTGTCCATACCGCACATATCAGAAAGCGCCCGTCTATGAGtgcatgggtgtgtgtgtgcgctcacatgcattcatttgtgtgcgtgtctgtggcCACGTGTTTGTGTCTGTACGTGTGTCCGTGCACATGTGTGCTCGCGCAGGTGTGCTCAGATCAGGTTTTCGCCTCGTTGGCCGCCATCAGCGAGGACCTGAGGAGGCGGAGACACTACTTGGACGAGGAGAGTGTGGCGCCGCCCACCGTGTCCAAATCCAGGAAGCAGGTGTGGTCGGCTCCGCCCCCTGCCCTGCTGCAGCCCTGTCGCTCGGGGGGCAACATCATGGAAGACCCCATAGTGGGCGTGGTCAAGTCGCTCAACAGGTGCGTGCGTGAGTTTGCGCGCGTGTGTCTAAGCGGGTTCTGCTCTGACCTCTCCAACATGTCCGTCAGGTTCTGTGAAGGTACTGACTCCGCCCCCTCCACCGTGGCAGGTGGGCCGCCATCTTGAAAAACAGGTCGAAGTTTGTGTGTGCAGGTTAAAGGTTgaaaatgcgtgtgtgtgtccatgtgcaGGTCGAAGCTCTGCCCAGCGCCAGCAATCGCCAAGACGTAGTGAATCTGCTGGTGTAgcaaggtacacacacacacacacacacacacacacacacacacacccatgttgagtgtgcgcgtgtgttgtTTAGGTCGTTCAGGACTGACAAAAGGTTCCAGATCTTTGGTGCCAAATCAGAAGCAGATCCCAATCCAGAGTGAGTTCACATTGACACTGGACCACATCGcatgtgatgatgtcatcatctgCCTCACTTCCTGTGTGCGTGTAGTTGTTACATCTCCGTCGTCAACGCAATACTGAGGAGGACTCATCAGACCCTCCTGCTCGTGGCCAAGGTAacatacgcacacacgcacacacactggttTGTGGCAGTCGCGTGCGTGCCCTTACGGCGTCCATTTTGTCAGGACTTCTACCAAAGTCAACGTTGCGGCGGCTTCCATCGACTTCCTGCCGGTCTCGACCAATGGGTGGAGAACACGCAGCAAAGGCTTCTGGGACATCACGAACACGCACGGACGCTGCTCAGCGCCAGCAGAGAAGGTCGTACGCGCCTCCCGACTTGCGTCATTTGATGACATCATCCTTTACgctgcgcgtgcgtgtgcgtgcagcGCTCGAGCAGCAGCAGTGCGTGTTGGGCGACATGATGCGCTCGCTGCCCGCCACGTTGATCCGCACCCACGAGAAGCGGCTAGGGGCGGAGCTAAAGGAGGAGGCGGGCCGAGTCCGCCGCTCCTTCGAGGAAAACATGGCCGCCAGCGAGGGGGAGAAGGTATTGCCGTGGTGACCGTGTTAGGATGGGATGCCCTCGCCGCATTTCATGACTGTTAGCATGATGTTGATTGATGAATTAGCATCAGCACCAGAATTATGTCGATTGATGGATTGTGTCACGTGACCcttaattagcattagcatgcggTTTATTGACGAcggacttgtgtgtgtgtcgcgTCAGATGGCAAGCGTGACGGGTCTGCGCGTGTCGCTCTCGACCAACGAGATGGAGGCGCTGCGGCGCAACGAGGAGGCCCGGCAACAGAGGCTCCACGACGCCATCTTGGGGTCGCATCGAGAACTGCAGGTACGCGCTCAGATGCCGGGGTGCTCAGTTGCGCGACCGCtcactgcgtgcgtgcgtgcgtgcaggaATGTATGCGACGTAGAGGGGAGGAGTTTGTGACATCACTGGCGTCCCTCACGGAACACCTCCTTCTTCAGATGGACCAACTTCCTCTCCCAGGTGGGTCACATGACCAGCATGGATACGTGTGTAGTTGtctgtgtgttgtttgtgttaagtgcatgtgtgtgtgtcagatttGTGTACTTTGTGATGGTGTTTTTGTATGCatatagtttgtgtgtgtttgttgggtGTCGCAAGTGTAGTTTGTTTCAGTGTGTGATTTGTCGTCGTTATTGtgtcgttgccatggtgacagtgtttgtgtcatttgatCAGAAGTGACATCGCAGCCGACGTCAGAGGACAGAGACGTCACCATGGAAACCACACAGCAGCCATGCAGGTAGCGTGTGACCCTTGAACCCACGGCTGTCACATCCTGTCAAGACCTTCGCAGTAAAagcctgttgttgttgtgtgtgtgtgtcaggacgTGGTCAGGAATCCCTCACATGTCGCTTCCTGCCAACACGTCCTCTTCTGTTACCACGGCAACCACcgccaccatcaccaccaccaagTGCACTCTGGGACATCTGGCTGTCATCGAACACAGAGACGCTGCCGCCAAGGTACACGCACAAGAAAATGACACTCACGCGCACACATTCTTTTACGCGTgacgacacacacgcacacacaaaaggaaaaaaataaacttcaatgattttagcaaatggttgcaatataacaaagagtgacaaatttaggGGGGtcttgaatactttccgtacccactctaAAGTGAAAAACACACACGAAGTCATGGTCattcatgtgtttgtgtgtgtgtgtgcgtgcgtgcgtgcgtgacaGCGTTTCGAACAGGTGTTCTCGTCACAGTTGTCGCATTCCCATGCCGACAAACGGAGACGACTTAACGAACTGCAAAGCTGGAAGACGCACTGGAGGCTGCAGATACACAGtctcacacactgacacacacgcaaGGCAAACGGATGTCTTTagagcatttcaaaacaacagaCAGCTAAGAAACATCGTACAGTGCAAGAgaaaacatttaagaaaaatgcaaacacaTGCACGCTCGCACACTGATTGGCTGTTGGCTGTGTGAGGTCATCAGTTGCCAATAAATCAAATGATGAACAGAATGAGTCCAACTTTTATTGTGTGAGAAAGCGTTCGGCCAGTCAGCGACAAGCCGACCGATCGGCGCCGCGCGTCATCACGTTTCCACGGCGACGTCGACAAGCGCTTCATTTTGTGGACGGAGCGCAGCGGCTGCGAGACCAGACGCAGAGACTCCGCCCCCTCCAGCAGCTGACTGTGCAGACGGAGCACAGGTGGGCCACGCCCCCCGCGACATCATCAACACAACAAAGTAGCCCCACTCTTCAAGGCGCTAATGTGGCTAGCTGGGTGCGCTAACGCTCGACTAAGCCATACACATGTAGACGACACGTTGAGCACGTTCAAAACAAAAAGCTCCGACGACCTTAGGACGAGAAGCCTGTCGAGGGACTAGAACCTTCTTTCGAAGCTAGAACCCTCTGTGGGCACTAGCGAACGGCCGAAGTGCACGCGTACTGACCTTATGGACGAGTGCGCGCGTGTGGCCGTCTTGTCCGGGTATTCTGACGCCATGTTGGCGTTTTGCTTCATCGCCGTGATGATCTCAGCTTTGCGTTTTCgcaacgcacgcacgcacgcacacggttTAAGTATAtctcgtgtgtgcgtgtatgtataCACAGACCCTAACCCAAAAAAATtccatggaaaggtttatttatttccataagtCCAttgaaaaagttcaactttaatagattatagattcagggccacGGCATCTCAATAAGATTCTGGTCAGGaatccaaagtcttcattttgtttttcttcagccattcagaggtggacttgctagTGCGtattggatcattgtcctgctgcagaacccgagttggtttcagcttgaggtcacgaagaGAAGgccggacattctccttcagggtGCCTCGGTAGACAGCACAATTCCTGGTtccaagtcttccaggtcctgaagcagcaaaacagcTCCAGACCGTCACACTACCGCCACCGTATTTTACTGttcgttttctgaaatgcgaTGTTACTTTCATGCCAGACGTAAGGGGACACGCACAACTTTTGTCTTgacagaccacagagtatttccCCAAAGTCTtagggatcatcaagatgttgTTTTTGCTCTGGTGGAGTCATggacactgaccttaactgaggcaagcgaggcctgcagttctttggacgTCGTCgcggggtcttttgtgacctctcgGATGGGCTCTCGAGGTCATTTTGGTCGGCCGGCCACTCTCGGGAAGGTTCACCGCTGttctgtgtttttgtcatttgtggatgatggctctcactgtggttcgctggagtcccaaagctttcgAAATAGCTTGATAACCTTCTCCACACTGATAGAGCTCAAAtactcatttgttcctgaatttcccGAGCTCTcggcatgatgtctagcttttgaggatcttctGGTCTACTTGAcattgtcaggcaggtcctattgCGGCGCTTTCTTGATTGCGGACAGGTGTGGCGGTATCGGGCCTGGGTGCGGCGAGAGAAGTTGAACTcgggtatgataaaccacagttatgtttcGGGGGGAGGGGCAGACACTTTTTCACACGGgtccatgtaggtttggatttctTTCTCCCTTCATAATCAAAACCTTCCTTTTGCGTGTGTGGTTTGTGCCTGTTAGTGGAtgtgtcgtgtgtgtgcgtatgtgtcgTGTGGTGTGGTTTGGTGTGCCTGTTAGTGTGTGTCTCACTTGCAGCTGCCGAAGCTCCGCCTTCATCCTGCACACGCTGCTCTCGGCCCTCAGCGCTCGTTTCTATCCCAAAAAacaagagctttttttttttttttgcatattggATTTCTTCCCACCTGAGCAGAGTGACTCTCTCACTGGACGAAGTATGAAAGTGTCGATGTCATTTGAAAAGAACCCCCTTGGTTTTTGTCCATGAACGCAACGTCATTACGGGATAATGACGAAGCTCCTCCTCCGGCGCCTCCGCCCTGCACGCAAGGCACGCTGACGTTTCGATCGCTCCGCTGAGCTGTCGCCCGACGGGCTGACCTTCGGCCGTTTGCTTCCGATGTTCTCCGAAGCTCCGAGATGGCTCCCGTCAGAGAGAGACGTTCTCCTCGTGGAGctgcgcacacaaacacgcgtACTTGCTCTTATTGGACAAAGTTGGACCATAAAAGAACAAAGGAAGAAATGAGCGGATGGCGAATGAAGATCTGGATCAAAGGATGACTGAGTACCCGGCGCCGAAGGAGGCGGAGCTATCCGCGACAGACCGGAGGCTCTCCTGATTGGCCAGCCGGAAAAAACAATTGGAATCATGTTTACAGTATGgacagtggaggaaataatgcTTTGATCCCTGAGCGATTTTGCAAGTTGACCCGCTGACGAAGACAATTGCGTTATGTTCCAAAGAATGACCTGAGCCTAGTCTCGATCCTCACACACCCCCCACACTGAcgcgtcctcgtcctcgtcctcgtcctcgtcccgGTCCCGGTCCTTGGTGCGCAGGAACTCCCGGAAGGAGAAAGGGTTGAGCTCCTCACCATCTGGGGAGTCCAGCAAGAAGTTTGGTCCACGAAACGGAGCCTCCAGCAAGTTTCCAAGCAACCAAACATTTGagtgcaaaaacacaaaaccaaacGTCGGCGCGGCTCCCGCGTGCGGCCATGATGACGCCGCACCGATCATCGATGAGCGATCGTCGCCCGTCCGGCGAACCCGGAAGTCAGTCGCGAGCGGCCGCAGCCTCACGTGACCGAGCTTCTAATGTGCCATTGGTCGACTAGGCCGGTGACGTTAGGAAAACAAGTCTTGTACTTCCTGTGAGGCTCGCGCTTAAACTCGAAGGGAAAAACAGTAAGAGGACGGCACGCGTACGAGCGCCAAATAAGGTAAAAACAAGCTTGGACTTTGCTCGTCTCCGCTCGGTTCGGATTGGCTTCTTTTGGCACTTGGCTGGTCGGACGGGACCGATTTTGCGGCTTTTTTGCGCCGCTAACCCACCGAGGGGGCGGAGACAGCGGCGCCGGCTGCCAACGGCTCTCAGGTCAGATTTGGCCCGTTTACAAGGCCTTTCGAAAACTCGCATTAGCTGTTCTCAGATCAGGTTTTACTTGCGCCGCACGGCCCGCTCGGAAGTCCATTGGAACATTTCGGAGCCAATTCGTGAtttgttttgtcacatttgctCACTGTTTCATGTTGAACTTTAGGCCGAATTGAAGAGGAACTCTTATTACAGTGCTTCTTGGGATCTTTAACGTCCATCGTGTCTTCTGGACAGCTCTGACGAAGGCTGAAGTGTCGGCCggaacccccccccacccaaaaaaataataatcctgtGACCAAGCTCTTGAGTCAGTTTACGCATATATGaaatcagttttttccccctcattgaaacaaattcaaaatcaGTTAAACCTGTTGCAGCCCCCCAAAAACGGGCACCATTTTGGTATTCGGggtttttaatcaagaaaaatagcactgtattctATGAAACATAATCGTGGGAAACAATCGTCGTAATCACAATCGACGTAATGTATCGTATAAAACAATCGTTGTAATAATAATCGACATCATGTATCGCATAAAATAATCGTAATAATAATCGACGTAATGTATCGTGTAAAACAATCGTAATCAAAATCGATGTAATGTATCGTGTAAAACAATCGTCATAATAGCAATCGACGTTTTGTATAAAACATAGtcgtcataataataatcaacgaAACGTATCGTGTAAAACTTCATCAAACGGAACGGTGACGTCGGGCGGAATCTTCGTTATCTCCAAATTCATTCATCGTAAAGCGAGCGACCACTTTCGATTGGTCAATCAGTTGCAAAAAGAACACACCCACGTGGGGGTGGACCCGTTGTAtccatttggggaaaatatggcAATGGCCAAAGTGATTACAAAGATCTCGTtagattctcgatgcccaaaaATGACGAGGGACGCGAATAGCGCTGTGAACATTGCTTGCCGACGCTCGAATTCAGCGGTGTCGCATCGCAGTTTGCATTTTGCGAATCAAAAAACACATCCAAAAGCTCAACTATAAATCAGGTTTACCGCCAAGACGGAAGTCGGCAGTGGCGCACGTGACACGACGCGCTTACGTCACCGTTCGGTGGATTAGCGGGAAGACGGCGCTTCCAGAATGCGACGCCAAATTGAGGAGAGCGAGCGAAAAAGACAAATGGCGAAAGTGCGGCAAGGCGAGTGCGAGTCGgtgacctccttcagatgacgtCGTCTGCACAAGACGttgctgcctcttctggaaaaaagggttcactacagccatttgcaaagtctaccgcctccaggttcctttcctggatgccgtacttacccatcacttcttcatcacccctgtttcctttccaatctgcaccaatcccgactctctctttctgtctgggatgctcagaacgacttggtctagctccttccacaatttctctttcacctctcctgTGGGGcgtagccgctaatcacatgacacggaacaccctcaatttcaactttcagcctcatcactcgatctgatactcttttcacctccaagaccttcttagccaactcttctttaaaataacctcgactccatttctcttcccatcgacACCATGatcaaatcatttcaaccctgcccctaaacttctcgccttactgcctttccacccggtctcctggacacacaaaatATCGACCTGTCTCTTAATCATCGTGTCAagcaactcccgagattttcctgtcatagtccccccATTCAGTTctgggctctgtgctttcctcttctctt contains:
- the LOC133474974 gene encoding uncharacterized protein LOC133474974, translating into MIGAASSWPHAGAAPTFGFVFLHSNVWLLGNLLEAPFRGPNFLLDSPDGEELNPFSFREFLRTKDRDRDEDEDEDEDASVWGVCEDREQVRVFVCAAPRGERLSLTGAISELRRTSEANGRRSARRATAQRSDRNVSVPCVQGGGAGGGASSLSRNDVAFMDKNQGGSFQMTSTLSYFKRALRAESSVCRMKAELRQLQVRHTLTGTPNHTTRHIRTHTTHPLTGTNHTRKRKVLIMKGERNPNLHGPVPWNFFGLGSVYTYTHTRDILKPCACVRALRKRKAEIITAMKQNANMASEYPDKTATRAHSSISQLLEGAESLRLVSQPLRSVHKMKRLSTSPWKRDDARRRSVGLSLTGRTLSHTIKVGLILFII